The genomic DNA GGCTTGGGGGGGGGGGAGAAAGGAGGGAATAATAGGTGtgtaaagagcaattttctttaGTTGTTAGGTTGGTTGGTCCATGTTTAAAATTATCTCTACATATCATTCCAAAGGCATCCACCTACCATTTGCTCACAAACACGTGGAACCTTCAAAAACACCCCAAACGACAATAAACTATTACTCGCCTATGAGCGTTAGCTAACTACTATCGTTCAACTCAACACAAAACATAACAAccatttcaacaaaatcaagGAAGTATTCTCCATCACCAACAATACATCATTTAAGGATCAAGCTAGAGAAAATATACCATTCTAGAACTcccaaataattcaaacaacTTAGTGCCACACCTGAGTATAAATCTGGCAACCCCAAtgttatgaaaaaaatgaatgcaATTCTGTTATTAATGTTAAGACAAATCATTTGATGATTTGGTAGTTCCGTCCAATCAAAGAGCTAAGAAACTGCTCTCCGCTTTGAAATCTGATGTAATTTCTCAGTTACATATTTATGGGTTTACTAGTGGCATTTGCATGTAGAACTCTCATATGGTTAACACAAACAGTTCGTTCATGGGCGAGGCGAACAATAGTTAGTTTTCATTGGAATTATTTTCCAAACCAACGAAAATGACATTTTGGACGTTGATATGCTGAATACTCTatttgtttaagaatttagattatgcTCTAAGCAAACGCCACAATTCTCACATGGTTGTgggtggtattttttttttcctcagtGCCAACTGACTTTGATTACAGGTGGTGTCTAGGACAGCATCACATTTGCATATATTGGTTATATCATGTagtaataaaacattaaaaggTATAGTTTGCAAATATGTTTAGGCAATATTTTCGGACGTACAATATCATTATAGTTTATTCTATCACCCTAATTAAAATCTGCCCAAATTGTATTTCTTTTATAGTCTttccaatttaatttaattttgtatgCAAGCAGTAAAGAAAACTTGCTGCCAAATGCTAATGTTTAACAAGGATTCAGTTTCCTTGGAATCAATAGAAACTCATAGTCACACCGTAAAACCATTTTGGTCGTTTGACGAAGACCGAATAACTCATATATAAACTTATCAAATCCTTTTCAAATCATAAGTTTGAGGTATGAATCGTTAGATTCTCATCTTTCTTTACTTATATCACTCATAATCGTTAGATTCTCATCTTTCTCTCTATATCTCTTGTAAggctattatttttttctcaatgtACCCCTACCTTGACCATAGATCTtgtgcaaaatatatatgtagAACGCGCCAGCATAAATGAATTGACCAATATCGGTCATCTATAAAATATGAATGTTTTGCTTACACAGCTGCATATACACAGTTTCTGCCACTAAAATAGTGTATCAGATCagatataatattaataagttATATTATAATACCAAGTCAATCGAAATTGACCAATCATATAGATATACTGTTCGGGACTCCACGACCAGTTGCCCCGGGTCCTGACAAAGGAAGCAAAAGTTCATAAGGAGGAACACCTGCACCAGTTCTACTTTTCAAACTTGGATCCTTATTTCTTGCATTTATAATTTCCTCTATCTCCTCAAGTCTAGCAGAGAATTTACTAAACAATTTCAGGACTTCCTGATCATTGATCCAATGATTATGCAAATGAGTCACTTGACCCAAATACTCTTCGTCAGGGGAATGAGTCGACAATGTGTCCTGAACAGCCATTACTTTGGTAGCTTGAAGTTGAGTAGGCAATGATGATAGGAAAAAAAGCTGAGGATTTTTAATAAACTTCTCATAATCAGAATCATTTTCTTGAGGGATAAGTTTTCTCATGAGGGTAGGACGGTTAGGCACATATCCTCCAAAAGGGTATTGACCAAAATTTATAGCAGCATGTTGTCCTGAAGCAACCCATATGATTGTTGTAAGTATGAAAGATAGGTCCTCTTTGGTATCTAGTTTAGGCCACCAAGGTTCATTTCTTTTGTCAGCGTGACCCTTACACTTGATTTCACTCCACCACTCTTGGAGCTCAACATCCGATGCAATTGAATTTGATTCAGAATAGAAGTGTTTGACATAAGATTCTACCCATTCTTGAATGGCAGACCAAATTAAGAGTCCATCTGCAGCATAAGGGTAGTCATCAATCACAAGTTTTACACCACAGGGCGTTGAAGGGTCATCTACTGCCATGCCCCTGGAAAGCACATTCCATAGAGTATTAACAAAGGTTGAACTTAAAATGGTATCAAATCCATATCTTGGTATTTTTCCTTGTAACCTTTTATAGGAgccatttcaaattttcaattgcATTAATCATTTCTCTACCAACATACCTCTAATtgtgttacattttttttatctacaatcagtaataaataatatatgatgGAAACATTAACTAAATCTCTCTCCTGAAGAGTAAACTTGGAAAATGGTATCAATTGACGACAAATTTATTACTACTATGAACTTCTTAATTCACGTAATTTAGTCAACGTGATACTATATTCAGGAATGGAGATAGTAATAATTAGTTAAGCACCAAAGAGATATCAAGCAAATGTTCGAAAGCATGATATCAGAGTTACCTTCGAATAAGATCTGCTGGGAGAGACTCCAAATCAAATCTCCACATGCTCTTGTAAGCAGCTGAACTAAGCTCCAAGGCATATTTTCCAGGACTAAAAGATGCTTCAATTATACCCCCTCCATTTATTAAACTCTGTCGAGCAAGTGCATTAATTTCCATTGTATAGCGTGTGTGAGGATGCAGCAACTTGTAAATGGGATGCATTGAGCTTAACTGTCGATGAGTAGCAATTATATATGGCTCCATGCATGCATGAGTCCTTAACCTGCATATTACATATTGCCACTGTATCTTTTTACTCAGAGTCAAATGTGAGAAAATGCACCATTTCTTTTGATCAACCATTTATCAATTTGAGTTCAttctaaatttgctcaaatacCAATTGTCTTACCAATGATTTACTAGTTGATGGATGCCAGCATCATTTGAGCTAACATGAGCTTTTGctaacttccaaatccagtgtgCTGTGGCATCATGACCTTGTGtgtaaacttttttattttgcgGCGAAGTAAGTGTTGGAGGAAGAGAAAGCTCAATAGCTATAGGACGCAGAACGCCGGCCTTTGTAATGAAGAGAATTGTCCGGGAGGCATAAGCTTTCCTCTCAGGTAAAGAGTTCATCTTCTTGATGAATGGCAAAAGCATGTCAtgataatcaataataaatagtCTCTTTTCCTCTATAGCCTGTCAGTGTAAAAAGTAATTGTTTGAATGTAGAGATAGTAAGTTTCTGTGAGATAAACAaataaagcaacaaacaaacaaaacatgGAGGCAGCAAACCTTTTCCAAGCTTATTCCACCAAGTTCTTGCTCCAGTAGTTCCTTTGTTATTGCTGATTCAGGAGGGCCATAGATAGTTGGATCTAGTTTGCTGCGGATTGGAAACTCCTGCAAAGACCAAAAACACCTTCAATAGTTGGATACTCATGTTACTGTTTAATTGGTATGAATAAACATGAAAACTACCTTCAATAGCTCAATATTCACTGGATTGACTCCAGCTAAGGCTTGCCTTGCAAATTCGTTGTCCCGCAACCAAGCAAATCTATCTCCTGTAACAATGCAAACGAGCTAGTTTGTTGAATGAATGTGGTTCTGATGAATACTGCATTCAAGGTTTAAAATCATggtacagtaaaaaaaaaaagtgactcATGAGGTCTCAATTCAAATCACTTGCCTTTTTAATATGTTTGGTTTTACTTTTAGAGaggaaataatatttgattttagacGTGacgaattgattttgacatgttttgaTGTTCTcaagtataattaattttgacttCAGAATTAACTTCAAGTTGAAACTAAAATTTGGGGTTTTTGCATCTACAATTGTTTCTGACTCGAACttattgttcaactcacttttacatgtatatatacaaacttaaattattttacattcaactcaATTTCTGTCACTGCAAAACTAAACCATGTGTTTGCCTTGCCTAAGTAGTAATGTAGAAATCAAACGTAGAGGTAGCATACCTTTTACAATAGCCGGGATGTCATACTTCAGCAACCGCTCTCCAGAATTGAAGACCTGTTTCATCACTTTTCCCACCAAGAGATTTTCTATTATCCCTTTATTCTcttcatctcccaaactaacaCCATCAATATAAAGCTTGTCAATCTCCGAGAAACACTTGAAAGGAATGTCTGAATTCGACATAGTGGCTGCAAGTTTGGGTATAAGATTGTGGAACACAGCTTTCAATCTTCCAGCAGCAAATGCGTCCtgtttgatttcttcaaaagttTCATCTCGCGGCACATAAACAGGGTGTGGCTTTTCAATTCTAGTCTCGCATCGTGGATCTAATTTGTTGCACCAAAAAACACATTTAGAGTACTTCATTAGATATGTTATTTATTCCAAAacctaaaaattcaaaatggtaccacaaaaaaagtaagaaaaaacaTGAACTCTACCTGAGCGAGTAGGAGGTCTTCCAGTTCTACAACGACGAGGATAAGGCCTCTCAAGATCTCCAATGACTGGTCTAACAAGTTCCTCTTTATCAGGGTTGCCTAACTCATTGTAGGGAGCATAATCATAGATTCTATCATGTGGTTTTCTTTCCTGTTCTTGGGCAGCACCGCTTCCCCTTGTGCTTAGCAAATCCTCACGTCGAAGATCTTTGATACCAGGTGGTGTTTGTGATGGTAAATATGCCTATCAAATCCATGCAACAAAACAACATGCTAAGTTAAGTTGGTATAcataacatacacttcttcaaAGGTGTGCGAGGTGTCTGACACgtggttacattcaatcacttcaattttttctcaatGCCTTGTTTCATAAGAAAAAGAACATTAATGACTCGATGATAGCTTCATTTTTCACAGTACTACTTACTTGGTTTTTGAATATGATTCTACTTTGAGGGTTATCGTTACGCGAATGAATCCATGTGTTAGCTGGAAAGAAAACAGGCCCTCCAGTGAAGCCGTGAAGGAGGATTTCCGATAAATGGAACTCCTTTGAACGAAGATTGGTAATGAGAATAGCAGCTGGAGATCCAAAGTCACTTGGCACTGTGAAATCAGCAGAGTATTCCACAACATATGGAATGTTTGATGGCTTCGGTAGCCAACCTCCTACGTAGGATTCCACGCTTTTACCATTATTAGTAGCtgaaaatgtcaaaaacaacaaaatcaagtCTAATGAATCTAgtctttatttattagtatcattttgatCATATtccttgttaaggtattatgattaaatagtgacagatattattggtaactgttatgattcttatgtatgtgtgaaacaggaactcaggtacccacataacacaaaccttaacgtttatttgaataaaactaacagaaaggactaaatgtagcaACGGTGAAaaacttagaggaccaaaataaatcaatttttagttagaggaccaatctgataccaactaaatagttagaggaccaaaaaggtaattaagccaaaataaaagcaaatataaaaagGAATGAACAAAATTGAGGCATATAataatatctcattttattaattgaattcaattgatacaataatttattcCAATTCACTAATTTATTCTACTTATTTTCTCCCTTTTGGGGTAAAAAGTAATCAATCTTCTTGGGGTAAAATAGTAAGCAGCCTTCTTGGGGAAAATACATCACCAACCCTTGGGCTAAATTTAAATCTGGTTTTTTTTATACCCCAACAAGAATCTTTTTATCCACGGTAAAAAGTTTATGGagtaaaaaaaacagatttaaaCTTATCCCAAGGGTTGATCACTTCCCCAAGTCGGCTACTCGCTATTTTACCCCGAAGAAGTTTGACAACTTTTTCCCccaaagagaatattgaaaaaagaaagaaagaagagaaatagagggagagagtgaggagggggagaaagtgagatgatGTGAGGAAATAGGAAAGTatggaggggtatttataggtggGAATGGTAGTGTAGGTTATAACCACCATAAATGTGGTCAAAAAAAAGGTGTAAAGTTTGTAGAAAATGTGTGGATTGAAGGTTGAAAACCTGACCACCGTCCAAAAAACGTTTGTTCTTCAGTTCTAACCACCGGCCAacgtgcgtgagttaactcgcgcataGCCAAtggtgcgtgacttaagtcacgcatagTTTATAAGGTGCgcaagttaagtcacgcagcgtgacttaacttgcGCAAAGACATTTTTGACATGGCTGCAGGGCGCGAGCAAAATGTATTGGGTGAAGAGCAACATTCTTTTTTGCTTTCCTGTTAGGTGATGTAGTAGGATTGTTAGGAGGTTTTTTAGTGAGACAAAGTTGGTGGTTGGTGCTGCTGTTATATAGGCAcgattgtactctttttcctcctATGCGGGTTTAGTACGCCTTGTGCGAACCTTGCTTAATAATATTtgatgtttcaaaaaaaaaaaatcatcaaattgacATGaatatctgatttttttttttcattagagTTTCAACTATGTTTCAAATGGACGAGCCTAGAAATAGAACTTGAATTCTTTTACCGGTAAAATGGCATATTGTCAAATGGTAGaatattgaatattttatttataaatttagtaattttgcacaaacttaataaaatatttaaacacaACCATATTTCATAATCAGATCACgttgtaatattatttttataaaaaatatacaaagtaTTTGTATGTTGAGATATACATCCCGTATAattttctagaattttattACGAATGTTAAAACTGATATTGGAtattcccgtgagcttaactcagttggtagggatattgcatattatatgcaggagttggggttcgaaccccagacactccacttttccacaattaaattgtgtgagctctaaccactagactacttgaccaaaaaaaaaactgagattggataattaaacaaatttagttgAATTAGAGGATAAATTTAAgtcttgtctttttttttttttttcctttcaataatgttctttcttcttcacttaTTTACTAGTTGACACTAGGTGAaaggatttattttttattatttttgaagaaaggtGAAAGGATTTATTATAATgtctctcttttaatttttcaaataataaacattttacttgaaattaaataagacacgattctaattatttttcttctccaTTGGTAATAAAAATTGGGTGGTTACACAAtgtatgattgattttatttttgaaaggtgTCGAGATATTATTGAAGTTTACGTCCTCTACAAAAATGACTGACACTCTCAactatttagaaaataaaaattacacataattcagttgattttaattaattctttttcaaataattttgatagagtccaataaaatcaaatgagtggCTGAGATTCTACCGAATCTCCAATCATTGTAGGGGATCTACTCCCGGACAGAACTAGACCACTAGCTCACTCTCAACCAAAACAACTAGGTTACTCCTTCAATGCCAATTGATTGTGAAATTCTAAAAACTAATCATCATTCTCatttaacaataaattaaagTTACTAACTCGAGATATATCAATAGTTAAATTTATGATAAAGTAAAAcccctgcattttttttttgtcaatgtaaaattaaaccaaaaatcTAAAAGCGCCTAGATCCGAGTATTCTCTAACTTAATTAAGATTTCAAGTTTAAATTCGAACTTTAAACCTCTTTATTTGAATCACATAAGATTTAAGCTCGATTATCTTTATGTTACGAAGATAtttgatttctaaaaaaaagtgtCTGATTGTGTGGGACACTACTTTTTGatgaattaaaagaagaaaaagagagatatgAACTGAATTATAGaagaatagagaaaataaatagTATAATATTTGGAAGAAACAAACCAGGGTCTATGAGTTCACTAACAAGCTGAATCTGTATCCCTTGACCAACACCATTAAAGAAATACTCCAACTGATCCTCAACCTCCTCAACCACACtacctttcattttctttcttatcaTCACCACTGCTTTCACCTCTATCGTTCCACCATCGCTTCTGCCATCACTCGAGCTACTTTGTAACGAACCATTGCTCACTTTGTTGTCCACCGGAGATGAGGTCGTAGTCTTGCTGTCTCCGCCGCTGATCACTGCTTGAACTTGAACGCTCCGCCATCCAGATGACCGTGAAATGATTCTCCTCCGTTGCCTCTTATCGGAGAATACCGACGGGGATCGGAGGAGTAAAGGATTAGACTTCACTGCGAACATGTTGACAATGCGCAGTGTCTCCTATCACAGATATACGTAGTAATATGCTTTCtatcaaagaaaataatgcaTATTAATGCCGCTTAAACGACGTCGTCCGGAAGCTTGGATagctttatttataattataaaatgccaattttatttttcagttcatgttttttaaaagagaaatgatatttgtacattcaCTTTGTGACAatcttttgacaattttctctctcatactcacattatcctcttattctctctcttcctttttctctctccattgtttttaaccaatgaaaaaagagagaaaaagaagttgtcaccaaaagttgtatgaaatggttgttcaaatatcattactctttttaaaaagatttagaCCATCCACAGTCACAGCATAGCACTCCAAATTGGGTGTTttcctcaacaacaaaaaaaaattgggtgttTAAATGGGTAATTTATGTCCATGTTACTCATTTTACAGAAATATTTAATAAGTACCAATTTTCTCCAACCCATTAtatcaaaagaaattattaaataggtctcataaaattttctatatactattacatttcaacaaaaaatatttattttattaagatttattaaaCTCGTAAAAAATTAAGAGCGAAAAGGTGTTTTCATAGCCACACTTCTTCATAGACATCCATATATTATACTCCACAATGGGATGCATATTTAACGTGGTGTTAAATAGGTGAAACACCCACCGTTGAAAATGATCTTATAACagtgaaaatttaatttttgagtaaaagatgaaaggaaaaaaaaaattataactatgGACGAATGTACATGCATCCATTGGAAAAtgtaaaccaaaataaaaacaaacacctcttaaatttatttatttattttttaagagttTCATGACTTCAATCTaaggtaaaattaattttatcgtCATTTTATCCTTTTTGATCTGTTTGCATATCGATTTTCAATCATTAAAtctaaaatttatatgaattaaGAAAGACGGATTAGAGACTTTGAACACCAAGAGCTCGTGTCAAAATAAAACTATGGATTTGaatcataaaaattcatatgcaaattgatcaaaaagataaaaatggtatgaaaaaagataaatgaataaattgttttccaaaaaagtaagttaagaaatgacaataataattttacctatcttcattttaatttttaatgaatgtTATATAAAATAACATTCATCCATGATATGCATAGGTTTGAGTTTTAACATCGAAATTttccatatttaaaatgtgtgagacCGACCAAtagactatttaaaaaaaatatattattatatcagATTAGTGTTATAACTAAGATAAGAGAAAGTAATCGTTAAACAAATTAGAACCATATACTCATCTCTTTCAATATTTGGCCCACTTTAGGGATGATGAATTTTTTGTCGGGAGCTAACCTGATTTTCTTGCTTACTCTGTCATTATTGTCCTTCCGGTTCCACGATCAGTTTTTGTAGATGCTAAAAAGTACTTTCCATTGTCTTTTACGGTATAAGAATGGTGACATATGAGAAAGGAAAATGGACTCCCATTCATTCAATCTAATGGACAAAAACGTGAGAATTGCTGGACCACAAGCACGAGCACTAATGGTAAAATATCCGTGGGAGAAGACTTGTttgtaataattgttttttttttttttttatattttaaaatgagtcGAATCGATccgaatgaaataaaatataatagaatAAAATTGAGCCGAGCAAATATTTTAAACAGTagaattgaatgaatgaaacgATGAGTTTAAATCATAATTATATGACATAAATcttatgaaaaatcaaaatatgaaatTCTTTATacgaattttattttaaaaatgaaaaaaaaaaaatatatttgtaaaaCAATTAGATGCTTAAGCAAATAGGACATACAAGTCCAAAACTGATAGCAAATATGTGGTTAGAAAATTATATTtccataaagaaaaaaaatattatagattcatctaattgaaaaaatattattttaatgatcACTCATTGAATGCATCTActaaatcaacatatttacATTGTATTTTCAATTGAAAACGACTTTGAAAACTACATTGATGAACAACCGAACATATTGCCAAGTCTGTCTCTGTTAGCCAACAAAAGCACCGGCAACTATCCCCACAACTTAATGGGAAATGTTAAACTTACTTACCAAAAGAAAGACCGTATAAGCGTGTGAAGAAACAGAGATGTTTCAgggaaaataataaataaataatgacagGACtgtatttaataatttaaaaaaacagaGTAATTCATGATTCCATTTCAATCCTCCTAAATTGAAAGGGAACAAAATTGAGGAGTAGTGggatatttcaaaaattatatttatacgaTTATTTTATTACAACTTTTGGAACAATTTTCTTatactatattattttttactttctttctctattgtgttgattttttgtgtcaataccaATATTGctttgtatattttgattgtcttataagttgtcacaaaaaatggttgttcaaataacatatctCTTTTAGATAAtttaaacaatgaaatgctCCAAGTCAACGTCAGACTTGATCACCGATGGTGACGTGTCTAACATAAGGATTTTCACCCTCATGCAACTTTGATTTCTCTCATTAGGAAGTTCATCTCTCTTCTTTAGTTGACCATGTTTGATGCAAAGAATGTCGACATCATGAAGTTGTGGAATTCCCCTTCTACATAGATGGATCTTGTCTTGCTTGCTCACATCTTTGGGGTGTTTGTGCAACAAGTTGCTTAGTTTTCCTCTTTTATGTCTTTGCTTTTCCTTcgataaaaaatcaaaatacaatgGAATATGTGTCATGCTAAaagtattatat from Medicago truncatula cultivar Jemalong A17 chromosome 8, MtrunA17r5.0-ANR, whole genome shotgun sequence includes the following:
- the LOC25501722 gene encoding lipoxygenase 6, chloroplastic, which translates into the protein MFAVKSNPLLLRSPSVFSDKRQRRRIISRSSGWRSVQVQAVISGGDSKTTTSSPVDNKVSNGSLQSSSSDGRSDGGTIEVKAVVMIRKKMKGSVVEEVEDQLEYFFNGVGQGIQIQLVSELIDPATNNGKSVESYVGGWLPKPSNIPYVVEYSADFTVPSDFGSPAAILITNLRSKEFHLSEILLHGFTGGPVFFPANTWIHSRNDNPQSRIIFKNQAYLPSQTPPGIKDLRREDLLSTRGSGAAQEQERKPHDRIYDYAPYNELGNPDKEELVRPVIGDLERPYPRRCRTGRPPTRSDPRCETRIEKPHPVYVPRDETFEEIKQDAFAAGRLKAVFHNLIPKLAATMSNSDIPFKCFSEIDKLYIDGVSLGDEENKGIIENLLVGKVMKQVFNSGERLLKYDIPAIVKGDRFAWLRDNEFARQALAGVNPVNIELLKEFPIRSKLDPTIYGPPESAITKELLEQELGGISLEKAIEEKRLFIIDYHDMLLPFIKKMNSLPERKAYASRTILFITKAGVLRPIAIELSLPPTLTSPQNKKVYTQGHDATAHWIWKLAKAHVSSNDAGIHQLVNHWLRTHACMEPYIIATHRQLSSMHPIYKLLHPHTRYTMEINALARQSLINGGGIIEASFSPGKYALELSSAAYKSMWRFDLESLPADLIRRGMAVDDPSTPCGVKLVIDDYPYAADGLLIWSAIQEWVESYVKHFYSESNSIASDVELQEWWSEIKCKGHADKRNEPWWPKLDTKEDLSFILTTIIWVASGQHAAINFGQYPFGGYVPNRPTLMRKLIPQENDSDYEKFIKNPQLFFLSSLPTQLQATKVMAVQDTLSTHSPDEEYLGQVTHLHNHWINDQEVLKLFSKFSARLEEIEEIINARNKDPSLKSRTGAGVPPYELLLPLSGPGATGRGVPNSISI